Proteins from a genomic interval of Cucumis melo cultivar AY chromosome 7, USDA_Cmelo_AY_1.0, whole genome shotgun sequence:
- the LOC103493676 gene encoding protein ANTAGONIST OF LIKE HETEROCHROMATIN PROTEIN 1, with product MNDSTNGNVRKRTRADEVDEDDDLMGKNGGGKGLKGLVTSLLLLDEQDKCEQDEQDRISVEAKISMEVNHRKKTKAMVDFYSEVQDYYSEVEESDRMKRKKSRLAANSVAVAAVSDGLQRIENEKSNKRGGDGGGGSGGGGHHRRLWVKDRSKAWWDECNSPDYPDEEFKKQFRMGRATFDMICEELNSAIAKEDTTLRTAIPVQQRVAVCLWRLATGDPLRVVSKKFGLGISTCHKLVLEVCTAIRTVLMPKHLQWPEEETLRRIKEEFESISGIPNVVGSMYTTHIPIIAPKISVAAYFNKRHTERNQKTSYSITVQGVVDPRGVFTDVCIGWPGSMPDDQVLEKSALFQRANGGLLKGVWIVGGSSYPLMDWVLVPYTQQHLTWTQHAFNEKIGEIQKVAKDAFARLKGRWRCLQKRTEVKLQDLPVVLGACCVLHNICELGNQEMDTELLTELQDDEMAPEMALRSVPSMKARDAIAHNLLHHGLAGTSFL from the coding sequence ATGAATGATTCCACCAACGGAAACGTGAGGAAGAGGACTAGAGCTGATGAAGTCGACGAAGACGACGATTTGATGGGAAAAAATGGCGGAGGAAAGGGTTTGAAAGGGTTGGTTACTTCTCTGTTGTTGTTAGATGAACAGGACAAGTGTGAACAGGATGAACAAGACAGAATTTCGGTGGAGGCGAAGATTTCGATGGAGGTGAATCACAGGAAGAAGACCAAAGCCATGGTTGATTTCTATTCCGAAGTTCAAGATTACTATTCTGAAGTTGAAGAATCCGACCGAATGAAACGGAAGAAATCGCGATTAGCAGCTAACTCTGTTGCAGTTGCGGCCGTTTCCGATGGATTACAGAGAATCGAAAACGAAAAATCAAACAAACGTGGCGGCGATGGCGGTGGAGGAAGCGGTGGTGGTGGCCATCACCGGAGACTCTGGGTAAAAGATAGGTCAAAAGCTTGGTGGGATGAATGTAACAGTCCCGATTATCCCGACGAAGAATTCAAGAAGCAATTCAGAATGGGTAGAGCAACTTTCGATATGATCTGTGAAGAACTTAATTCCGCCATAGCTAAAGAAGATACAACCCTCCGAACCGCCATTCCCGTGCAGCAAAGAGTCGCTGTTTGCCTATGGAGATTAGCCACCGGCGATCCACTTCGAGTTGTATCGAAGAAATTCGGATTAGGTATTTCAACTTGCCACAAACTAGTTCTCGAGGTTTGCACCGCCATTAGAACAGTACTAATGCCGAAGCATCTTCAATGGCCGGAAGAAGAAACACTCAGAAGAATCAAAGAAGAATTCGAATCAATTTCCGGAATCCCCAACGTCGTTGGTTCAATGTACACCACACACATTCCGATCATCGCTCCCAAAATCAGCGTCGCAGCTTATTTCAACAAACGCCATACAgaaagaaatcaaaaaacatcATACTCAATTACAGTTCAAGGAGTGGTGGATCCAAGAGGAGTTTTCACAGACGTTTGCATCGGTTGGCCAGGATCAATGCCGGACGATCAAGTTCTTGAGAAATCTGCTCTGTTTCAAAGAGCAAATGGGGGATTATTGAAAGGGGTTTGGATTGTTGGAGGATCAAGTTATCCATTAATGGATTGGGTTTTAGTTCCTTATACACAGCAACATTTAACATGGACACAACATGCATTTAACGAGAAGATCGGAGAGATTCAAAAGGTGGCTAAAGATGCATTTGCACGGCTGAAGGGACGGTGGCGTTGCCTACAGAAACGAACAGAGGTAAAGCTTCAAGATTTGCCGGTGGTGCTTGGAGCTTGTTGTGTTCTTCATAATATTTGTGAATTGGGGAATCAAGAAATGGATACAGAGCTTTTAACAGAGCTTCAAGATGATGAAATGGCACCTGAAATGGCTTTAAGGTCAGTACCTTCCATGAAAGCAAGAGATGCCATTGCTCATAATCTGCTCCACCATGGCCTCGCTGGGACTTCTTTTCTTTAA